From the genome of Pantoea alfalfae, one region includes:
- a CDS encoding general stress protein, with translation MTQYRGGAGNFAADKERAAEAGRKGGQKSGGNFKNDPERAIEAGRKGGKVSRRS, from the coding sequence ATGACTCAATATCGCGGTGGGGCCGGAAATTTTGCGGCTGATAAGGAGCGTGCTGCGGAAGCAGGACGCAAGGGCGGTCAGAAAAGCGGCGGGAATTTTAAGAACGATCCCGAACGTGCCATTGAAGCCGGACGCAAGGGAGGTAAGGTAAGCCGCAGAAGCTAA
- a CDS encoding YciE/YciF ferroxidase family protein yields the protein MTVKTLNDLFIHDLSDVYSAEKQITRALPKMARAASDENLIAAFNQHLEETRAQIERLDELVEVTPEVKIKRMKCHALEGLVEEAQEIIDSVEKGEIRDQGLIGAAQKVEHYEIATYGTLHALALKLGYTKAAELLAATLDEEKQTDEKLTSVAEAITVS from the coding sequence ATGACAGTGAAAACGTTAAACGATCTGTTCATCCATGACCTATCCGATGTATACAGCGCTGAGAAACAGATAACCCGTGCATTGCCTAAAATGGCGCGCGCAGCCAGTGACGAAAACCTTATCGCTGCGTTCAATCAGCACCTGGAAGAGACCCGTGCTCAGATTGAACGACTTGATGAACTGGTGGAAGTAACACCTGAAGTCAAAATCAAAAGAATGAAATGCCATGCGCTCGAGGGTCTGGTTGAAGAGGCGCAGGAAATTATCGACTCGGTCGAGAAGGGCGAAATCCGCGATCAGGGGCTGATCGGTGCAGCGCAGAAAGTGGAGCACTATGAGATTGCGACTTACGGTACGTTGCATGCGCTGGCGCTGAAGCTGGGTTATACCAAAGCGGCAGAGCTGCTGGCCGCGACTCTGGATGAAGAGAAACAAACCGATGAGAAACTCACCTCGGTAGCCGAAGCTATTACTGTCTCTTAA
- a CDS encoding ferritin-like domain-containing protein, which translates to MTAIEHYHDWLRDAHAMEKQAESMLSKMSGRLEHYPALEQRLAQHLEETKHQLTLLEQLLDSHGIDHSVMKDAMGKMAATGQAVGGMFNSDEVVKGAISGYVFENAEIASYTSLIAAAEQVGDTQGVRILNEIRDQEVAMAEWLLQNLPDVTQQFLQRASQPGTEAKK; encoded by the coding sequence ATGACAGCGATCGAACACTATCATGACTGGCTGCGCGATGCGCATGCGATGGAAAAGCAGGCAGAAAGCATGCTGAGCAAGATGTCAGGCCGTCTTGAACACTATCCGGCGCTGGAACAGCGTCTGGCGCAACATCTGGAAGAGACTAAGCATCAGCTGACCCTGCTGGAACAACTGCTCGACAGCCACGGTATCGATCACTCTGTGATGAAAGATGCGATGGGTAAAATGGCGGCGACCGGCCAGGCGGTGGGCGGTATGTTTAACTCAGATGAAGTGGTGAAGGGTGCCATCAGTGGCTACGTTTTTGAGAATGCTGAGATCGCCAGCTACACCAGCCTGATCGCCGCGGCGGAGCAGGTAGGCGATACGCAGGGCGTTCGCATTCTCAACGAGATCCGCGATCAGGAAGTGGCCATGGCGGAGTGGCTGCTGCAGAACCTGCCTGACGTGACTCAGCAGTTCCTGCAACGTGCATCACAGCCGGGCACTGAAGCGAAGAAGTAA